The stretch of DNA CGAGCGCGGACAGGTACTCCGGGAAGATGGTGACGACGTCGATCCGCACGCTGCGCTCAGCCTCGAGTGTCGGTGGGGACGAGGTCGTCGTCCGGCTCGTCGTCGTCCGGCTCGTCGTCACGGACGACGACGAGGTTGGCCGCGTCCGAGGCGAGCAGACCGCCCGGGGGGTCGAGCACGACGCGGCCGCCGGGGACGTCGACCACCGGCACGATCGCCTGCACGAACGGCACGAGGCTCCGGGCACCGTCGGGCTCCCGCAGCACGAGGAGGTCGTGGGCCGGACCGCTCTGCAGTCCGACGACCTCGCCGAGCAGCCGGCCGTCCACGTGCTCGGCACGCAGGCCGACCAGCTGGTGCTCGTACCAGGCGTCGTCGTCCTCGTCCGCCTCCTCGGCGTCCACCACGAGGCTCACCCCGCGCAGCGCCTCCGCGGCGGTGCGGTCGGACGCCTCCGCGAACGTGACGAACCAGCGGCCCTGCTGCTCCCGCACGCGGGTGGGCGTCAGGGGCCCGGCGGACGCGGGGTCGGTGCGCAGCTCCCGGCCGACCACGAGGCGGTCGGCCGGGGCATCGGTGCGCAGGTCGAGCGAGACCTCACCGCGCAGGCCGTGCGCACGGCCCACGCGGGCGACGGTGAGCAGCACCGTCAGCGGCGGTCGACGTCCACGACGTCGATCCGCACCGCTCCGTCGCGGGACAGCGCCCCGACGACCGTCCGCAGCGCGCGCGCCGTGCGTCCGCCGCGGCCGATGACCCGCCCGAGGTCCTCGGGGTTGACCCGGACCTCGAGCAGCTCACCGCGGCGCAGGCTGGCCGCGCGCACGTGCA from Cellulomonas sp. NTE-D12 encodes:
- a CDS encoding RNA-binding protein gives rise to the protein MLADALEHLVRGIVDHPDDVHVRAASLRRGELLEVRVNPEDLGRVIGRGGRTARALRTVVGALSRDGAVRIDVVDVDRR
- the rimM gene encoding ribosome maturation factor RimM (Essential for efficient processing of 16S rRNA), producing the protein MLLTVARVGRAHGLRGEVSLDLRTDAPADRLVVGRELRTDPASAGPLTPTRVREQQGRWFVTFAEASDRTAAEALRGVSLVVDAEEADEDDDAWYEHQLVGLRAEHVDGRLLGEVVGLQSGPAHDLLVLREPDGARSLVPFVQAIVPVVDVPGGRVVLDPPGGLLASDAANLVVVRDDEPDDDEPDDDLVPTDTRG